In one window of Oscillospiraceae bacterium DNA:
- the argB gene encoding acetylglutamate kinase has protein sequence MLSNVDKARLLSEALPYIQKYNKKTVVIKYGGSAMLEDALRRAVISDIVLLSLVGIRVVVVHGGGPEIKEMLTKIGKEPRFINGLRHTDEETMEVVQMVLCGKVNKALTQLIGELGGRALGLSGLDGRLLTARRLDGDYGLVGELENIDPAPLITALDNGYIPVVSTVAGGAAPGAVYNINADTAAARLAARLAAEKLILLTDVRGLMRVPEDETTLIPMVTLSEVPPLLKSGVVRGGMIPKVSCCVEALRAGVRRTHILDGRIPHSILIEMLSDEGVGTMILK, from the coding sequence ATGCTCTCGAATGTCGACAAGGCGCGGCTGCTGTCGGAGGCGCTGCCCTACATCCAAAAATACAACAAGAAGACCGTGGTGATCAAGTACGGTGGCAGCGCCATGCTGGAGGACGCGCTCCGACGCGCCGTCATCAGCGACATCGTGCTCCTCTCCCTCGTGGGGATCCGCGTCGTCGTCGTGCACGGCGGCGGTCCGGAGATCAAGGAGATGCTCACCAAGATCGGCAAGGAGCCGCGCTTCATCAACGGCCTGCGCCACACCGACGAGGAGACGATGGAGGTCGTCCAGATGGTGCTGTGCGGCAAGGTAAACAAGGCGCTCACCCAGCTCATCGGCGAGCTGGGCGGCCGGGCGCTGGGCCTGTCCGGCCTGGACGGGCGGCTGCTGACCGCCCGGCGGCTCGACGGAGACTATGGCCTCGTCGGCGAGCTTGAGAACATCGACCCAGCGCCGCTGATTACGGCGCTGGACAATGGCTATATTCCCGTCGTTTCCACCGTGGCCGGCGGCGCGGCACCGGGCGCCGTCTACAACATCAACGCCGACACGGCGGCGGCCCGCCTCGCGGCCCGCCTCGCGGCGGAAAAGCTCATTTTGCTGACCGACGTACGCGGGCTCATGCGCGTCCCGGAGGACGAGACCACGCTGATCCCCATGGTGACGCTGTCGGAGGTGCCGCCGCTGCTCAAGAGCGGCGTCGTCCGGGGCGGGATGATTCCAAAGGTCTCCTGCTGCGTTGAGGCGTTGCGCGCCGGCGTACGGCGCACCCACATCCTCGACGGCCGCATTCCGCATTCCATTTTGATTGAAATGCTCTCCGACGAGGGCGTCGGCACGATGATTTTGAAATAA
- a CDS encoding aspartate aminotransferase family protein, whose amino-acid sequence MQQIFETYAAHVLPTYGRFPVAFVRGVGCRLYDAADRAYIDFASGIGVNAVGHAHPVWVEAVARQAATLTHVSNLYYSEPGGRLAARLTALSGLRGVFFANSGAEANEGAIKVARKYSHDRYGPDRSTVVTLSGSFHGRTVTTLAATGQTAFHRHFGPFTAGFRHVPPGDFEALAAQPDDVCAVLLEPVQGEGGVWPLDGGYVRQVAALCRERDWLLLCDEVQTGIGRTGDWFAFQSLGVEPDVVTFAKGIAGGLPFGGFLTGARAADTLGPGDHATTFGGTPLCCAAALATLDILTPVLPGIKAKGAALRQTIAEMGLPRVTGTRGAGLMIGVALASGEAPRDWAERLLRAGLVVLTAGQDALRLLPPLVIGDDDIAAGLSIFHTTLGGVSK is encoded by the coding sequence ATGCAGCAGATATTTGAGACCTACGCGGCGCATGTGCTCCCCACATACGGGCGCTTTCCCGTGGCGTTTGTGCGCGGGGTGGGCTGCCGTCTGTACGACGCGGCGGACCGCGCGTACATCGACTTTGCCTCCGGCATCGGCGTGAACGCAGTGGGGCACGCGCACCCCGTCTGGGTCGAGGCCGTGGCGCGCCAGGCCGCCACGCTGACACACGTGTCAAACCTCTATTACAGCGAGCCCGGCGGGCGTCTGGCGGCGCGCCTCACGGCACTTTCCGGCCTGCGCGGCGTCTTTTTCGCAAACTCGGGTGCGGAAGCCAACGAGGGCGCGATCAAAGTGGCCCGCAAGTACAGCCACGACCGCTACGGGCCGGACCGCTCCACCGTGGTAACGCTCTCCGGTTCTTTTCACGGGCGCACGGTCACGACGCTGGCCGCCACGGGGCAGACGGCATTTCACCGGCATTTCGGCCCGTTTACCGCGGGGTTCAGGCACGTGCCGCCGGGCGATTTTGAGGCCTTGGCGGCACAGCCGGACGATGTGTGCGCCGTATTGCTGGAGCCCGTGCAGGGCGAAGGCGGCGTGTGGCCGCTGGACGGCGGTTATGTCCGGCAGGTGGCGGCGCTCTGCCGCGAGCGAGATTGGCTGCTCCTCTGCGACGAGGTGCAGACCGGCATCGGCCGTACCGGAGACTGGTTCGCCTTCCAGTCGCTGGGGGTTGAGCCCGACGTCGTAACCTTCGCCAAGGGGATCGCCGGCGGATTGCCGTTCGGCGGCTTTCTGACCGGCGCGCGCGCGGCGGACACGCTGGGTCCCGGCGACCACGCGACGACCTTCGGAGGCACGCCGCTGTGCTGCGCGGCAGCGCTGGCCACGCTGGACATCCTGACGCCGGTGCTGCCCGGCATCAAGGCCAAGGGGGCGGCCCTCCGGCAAACCATTGCGGAGATGGGACTGCCGCGCGTGACTGGTACGCGCGGCGCGGGCCTCATGATCGGCGTGGCCCTGGCGTCGGGCGAGGCGCCCCGCGACTGGGCGGAGAGATTGCTGCGCGCAGGGCTCGTCGTCCTCACCGCCGGGCAGGATGCCCTGCGGCTGCTGCCTCCGCTTGTCATCGGCGATGACGATATCGCCGCCGGTCTCTCGATCTTCCATACCACTTTAGGCGGTGTTAGTAAATAA